A single window of Syntrophotalea acetylenica DNA harbors:
- a CDS encoding NUDIX hydrolase, producing MKLEPEQVRQDLSRHTCRRVDRGVLKPAAVLLLFYPRQGIDTILFTRRTEHLPHHAGEIAFPGGRAQPEDADLCATALRETEEEMGVRQEDVTILGRLDDFISVYGFHVVPYVGSIAAGYPFTVNHQEIAEVIEVPVDRLCDPRIYHTESWEHLGRLYPVCFFNVDGNRIWGLTGAILRQFLQRTGLLPQDHPCGARP from the coding sequence GTGAAGCTGGAGCCGGAACAGGTCCGGCAAGACCTGTCACGGCATACCTGCCGCCGCGTCGATCGGGGCGTGCTGAAACCGGCGGCCGTGCTGCTCCTGTTTTATCCAAGGCAAGGCATCGATACCATTCTGTTTACCCGTCGTACCGAGCATCTGCCGCATCATGCCGGAGAAATTGCTTTTCCGGGCGGCCGCGCCCAGCCCGAGGATGCAGATCTGTGCGCCACGGCGTTGCGTGAGACGGAAGAAGAAATGGGCGTGCGCCAGGAAGATGTGACGATCCTTGGGCGTCTGGATGACTTTATTTCGGTGTACGGTTTTCATGTGGTGCCCTATGTCGGGAGCATCGCTGCCGGCTACCCTTTTACCGTCAACCATCAGGAGATTGCCGAAGTGATTGAAGTTCCTGTTGACAGGTTGTGCGATCCGCGCATTTATCACACCGAAAGCTGGGAACATCTCGGACGTCTTTACCCTGTCTGTTTCTTCAATGTGGATGGCAATCGGATCTGGGGATTGACCGGGGCGATTCTGCGTCAGTTTCTGCAGCGCACCGGGCTGTTGCCACAGGACCATCCTTGCGGAGCCCGGCCATGA
- the rpe gene encoding ribulose-phosphate 3-epimerase produces MIKIAPSILSADFSRLGEEIGAIESGGADYVHVDVMDGHFVPNITIGPLVVEAARRVTDLPLDVHLMIENPDSYIPAFAKAGADIITVHYEASTHLHRTVQLIHSLGKKAGVSINPATPVSCLDIILEELELVLIMSVNPGFGGQQFIPVCLSKIEALRKEIDRRGLPVELEVDGGVKLDNIARIAAAGADVMVAGSAVYGTEDYAATIAALKAACGVGR; encoded by the coding sequence ATGATCAAAATCGCTCCTTCCATTCTGTCCGCGGATTTTTCCCGTCTGGGAGAGGAAATTGGCGCCATTGAATCCGGCGGCGCCGACTATGTGCATGTCGATGTCATGGACGGACATTTCGTCCCCAACATCACCATCGGGCCTTTGGTGGTCGAAGCGGCACGCCGGGTTACCGATTTGCCCCTGGATGTGCACCTGATGATTGAAAATCCCGACAGTTACATTCCCGCCTTTGCAAAGGCCGGCGCCGATATCATCACCGTGCATTACGAGGCCTCCACGCATCTGCACCGCACCGTGCAGCTGATTCACAGCCTCGGCAAAAAGGCCGGCGTCTCCATCAATCCCGCCACGCCGGTCAGCTGTCTTGATATTATCCTGGAGGAACTGGAACTGGTGCTGATCATGTCCGTCAATCCCGGTTTTGGCGGCCAGCAGTTCATTCCCGTATGCCTTTCAAAAATCGAGGCTTTGCGCAAGGAGATCGATCGCCGTGGCCTGCCGGTCGAGCTGGAGGTGGACGGCGGCGTCAAGCTGGACAACATCGCCCGCATCGCCGCGGCCGGTGCGGATGTGATGGTGGCGGGCAGTGCCGTGTACGGTACCGAAGACTACGCGGCCACTATTGCCGCTTTAAAGGCTGCCTGCGGGGTTGGACGGTGA
- the rsmB gene encoding 16S rRNA (cytosine(967)-C(5))-methyltransferase RsmB, with translation MVRKDPRDIAFDVLERVQHGAFADLALDGALEKLPDMDPRDRALATELVYGVLRYQGRLDFVLQQVCQKPLAKVEAAILILLRLGCYQLLLLERIPHHAAVFETVEMARRLKLHRATGFINGMLRSVVRQAGMLPWPDRQAQPLAYLECVLGLPRWLAACWLDSYGVEEACALAEAMLQPAPCCVRANTLKITRDDLLKALAEDSCEVRPTCFAPEGVRILHGNIRHLPGHREGLFQLQDEASMLISHLLDPRPGQRILDACAAPGGKTTHIAALTGNRATIVALDLHARRIELLMRGARRLGCLGIEGRSWDLTRPAPFLEPESFDRVLVDAPCSGLGVLRRNPEIRWRRTASDIRELAGQQAVILENTASLLRPGGRLIYSLCTFTPEETEGVVRTFLAKHPDFVRCDLRATTPAEWHELFDDAGSLRTMPHRHDGMDAFYATAFEKRA, from the coding sequence GTGGTTCGGAAAGATCCGCGTGACATTGCCTTTGACGTGCTCGAGAGAGTACAGCATGGGGCCTTTGCCGATCTGGCGCTGGACGGTGCGCTGGAAAAGCTGCCCGACATGGACCCCCGGGACCGGGCTCTTGCAACGGAACTTGTCTACGGCGTGCTTCGCTATCAGGGGCGCCTCGATTTTGTCCTGCAGCAGGTTTGCCAAAAACCCCTGGCCAAGGTCGAAGCCGCGATACTGATTTTGCTGCGACTGGGGTGTTATCAGCTCCTTTTGCTGGAGCGGATCCCGCACCATGCGGCGGTTTTTGAAACCGTGGAAATGGCCCGACGCCTGAAACTGCACAGGGCTACCGGATTTATCAATGGCATGTTGCGGTCCGTGGTGCGTCAGGCCGGCATGTTGCCCTGGCCTGACCGACAGGCACAACCGCTGGCCTACCTGGAGTGCGTGCTTGGCCTGCCCCGTTGGCTGGCTGCTTGCTGGCTGGACAGTTACGGTGTCGAAGAGGCCTGTGCGCTGGCCGAAGCCATGCTGCAGCCCGCTCCCTGCTGCGTGCGCGCCAATACTCTGAAAATAACCCGCGATGATCTGCTCAAGGCGCTGGCGGAGGACTCATGCGAGGTGCGCCCGACCTGTTTTGCTCCGGAAGGGGTGCGTATTCTGCACGGTAACATCCGGCATCTGCCGGGGCACCGTGAAGGATTGTTCCAGTTGCAGGATGAGGCCAGCATGCTGATCAGCCACCTGCTGGATCCCCGGCCGGGGCAGCGCATTCTCGATGCCTGCGCGGCGCCGGGCGGCAAGACCACGCACATCGCCGCTTTGACGGGCAACCGCGCCACCATCGTGGCCCTCGATCTGCACGCCCGGCGGATAGAGCTGCTCATGCGCGGCGCCAGGCGTCTCGGCTGCCTGGGGATTGAAGGCCGAAGCTGGGATTTGACCCGCCCCGCCCCGTTCCTCGAACCGGAAAGTTTCGACCGGGTGCTGGTCGACGCACCCTGTAGCGGCCTCGGCGTTTTGCGCCGCAACCCCGAGATTCGCTGGCGTCGCACCGCTTCCGATATCAGAGAACTGGCTGGCCAACAAGCCGTTATCCTGGAGAATACGGCATCGCTGTTGCGGCCGGGAGGCCGACTGATTTACTCCCTCTGCACGTTCACTCCGGAGGAAACGGAAGGGGTGGTGCGGACGTTTCTTGCAAAACATCCTGATTTTGTGCGCTGCGATCTGCGCGCCACGACCCCCGCCGAATGGCATGAACTCTTCGATGACGCGGGCAGCCTGCGCACCATGCCTCATCGGCATGACGGCATGGATGCCTTCTATGCGACAGCTTTCGAAAAACGCGCCTGA
- the htpX gene encoding zinc metalloprotease HtpX, translating to MNILRTVLLMTVLTLLLVWAGGMMGGRGGALIALVLAAVMNLGSYWFSDKIVIAMYRGREVNSGPLYHVVQELCVRNGLPMPKVYILPQATPNAFATGRNPQHAAVAATEGILQILSREELMGVMAHEMSHVRHRDILIGSIAATIAGAISYLAHMAQWAALFGGFGGRDDDNGNPLGLLLLIIFAPLAAMLVQMAISRSREYAADRGGAALCGTPHYLASALLKLEMANSRAPMPRVNEATAHMFIVNPLRGDGLKSLFSTHPPVEERIRRLENMVMP from the coding sequence ATGAATATTTTGAGGACGGTACTGCTGATGACCGTGCTCACCCTGTTGCTGGTGTGGGCAGGCGGCATGATGGGCGGCCGTGGCGGCGCATTGATCGCGCTGGTACTGGCGGCGGTCATGAACCTTGGTTCCTACTGGTTTTCCGACAAGATTGTCATTGCCATGTATCGCGGGCGCGAGGTGAACAGCGGCCCCTTGTACCATGTGGTGCAGGAGCTCTGCGTGCGCAATGGCCTGCCCATGCCGAAGGTGTACATTTTGCCCCAGGCGACGCCCAATGCGTTTGCCACCGGACGCAATCCGCAACACGCCGCCGTGGCGGCGACCGAAGGGATTCTGCAGATCCTCTCCCGGGAAGAACTGATGGGGGTCATGGCCCATGAAATGAGCCACGTGCGCCATCGGGATATTCTGATCGGATCCATTGCCGCCACCATTGCCGGGGCTATTTCCTACCTGGCCCACATGGCCCAGTGGGCTGCCCTGTTTGGGGGCTTCGGCGGGCGGGATGACGATAACGGCAATCCGCTGGGCCTGTTGCTGCTGATTATTTTTGCGCCACTGGCCGCCATGCTGGTGCAGATGGCCATTTCCCGTTCCCGTGAATACGCCGCTGATCGGGGTGGTGCGGCTTTGTGCGGTACGCCCCATTATCTTGCCAGCGCCCTGCTAAAACTGGAGATGGCCAACAGTCGCGCGCCCATGCCCAGGGTCAATGAGGCCACGGCGCATATGTTTATCGTCAATCCGCTGCGGGGTGACGGTCTGAAGTCTTTGTTCTCGACCCATCCGCCGGTGGAAGAGCGTATCCGGCGTCTTGAGAACATGGTCATGCCCTGA
- a CDS encoding DUF116 domain-containing protein — protein sequence MACPKEADKACGHACSAACGKTGAPESALSQQRPFLILLALVGGLFACGGFLVWWLPSIGLSAIHPRLPYWFGLAVLTLVAVIVGGLLLLALSMVTGRDLFVFPQLRGIVIRYLMPAVIAIGAVMRLDRDALQRCFIHLNNQLVCSRNPRVPADRVMILLPHCLQLFDCSIKVTGDVDKCARCGRCDIGDLATLAKERGVGLAVATGGTLARKLLMEKRPRLVIAVACERDLASGIRDAYPLPVIGVFNTRPEGPCFNTRIDIEAVRQALDAHVVSA from the coding sequence ATGGCTTGCCCGAAGGAAGCTGACAAGGCTTGCGGTCATGCCTGCTCGGCGGCATGCGGAAAAACCGGAGCCCCGGAAAGCGCACTGTCCCAGCAACGACCGTTTCTGATTCTTCTGGCGCTGGTCGGAGGCTTGTTCGCCTGCGGCGGATTCCTGGTCTGGTGGTTGCCAAGTATCGGGTTGTCCGCCATCCATCCCCGACTGCCTTACTGGTTTGGCCTGGCCGTCCTGACGCTGGTTGCCGTGATTGTCGGGGGATTGCTTCTTCTGGCCCTGAGCATGGTGACCGGCCGTGACCTGTTTGTTTTTCCGCAATTGCGCGGCATCGTGATTCGTTACCTGATGCCGGCGGTTATCGCTATCGGTGCGGTCATGCGGCTCGATCGCGATGCTTTGCAGCGTTGCTTCATCCACCTGAACAACCAGCTGGTGTGTTCCCGCAATCCCCGTGTGCCGGCCGACAGGGTCATGATCCTGTTGCCCCATTGCCTGCAACTTTTCGATTGCTCCATCAAGGTCACCGGCGATGTGGATAAATGCGCGCGTTGTGGCCGTTGCGACATTGGCGATCTGGCTACTCTTGCGAAGGAGCGTGGCGTAGGGCTGGCCGTGGCGACCGGCGGAACCCTGGCGCGCAAGCTGCTTATGGAAAAACGTCCCCGGCTTGTCATTGCGGTGGCCTGTGAACGCGATCTCGCTTCCGGGATTCGTGATGCCTATCCTCTGCCGGTCATCGGCGTTTTCAATACCCGCCCCGAAGGACCCTGCTTCAACACTCGCATCGATATCGAGGCTGTCCGGCAGGCGCTGGATGCGCATGTCGTCAGTGCGTAG
- the fmt gene encoding methionyl-tRNA formyltransferase, giving the protein MIAPAAIRTVFMGTPEFALPTLQGLLSAGVDLCAVFTQPDRPRGRGKLLAPPPVKEMAVAHGLPIFQPQKLRDPAVVETLRSLRPDLIVVVAYGQILPASILDIPRYGCINVHASLLPRYRGAAPINKAIVDGEQVTGVTTMLMDVGLDTGDMLVKRATEIGIEETAGQLHDRLALLGREAMAETLRRLCEGTLRPEPQDDAQSSYAPMMKKEDGRIDWRHPARDIHNLVRGLSPWPGAFTSWNGQMLKLGRTLAEEGPDAEPGTVVAADGCGVCIACGQGVLRVRELQLAGKKKLPAGDFLRGASLSVGTRLETGHGLPEGS; this is encoded by the coding sequence ATGATCGCGCCAGCGGCTATCCGTACTGTTTTCATGGGGACACCGGAGTTTGCTTTGCCGACTCTGCAGGGTCTGCTCTCCGCCGGGGTTGATCTTTGCGCCGTGTTTACCCAACCCGACCGGCCCCGGGGGCGGGGCAAACTGCTTGCTCCGCCGCCTGTCAAGGAGATGGCCGTGGCCCACGGCCTGCCGATATTCCAGCCGCAAAAGCTGCGCGATCCGGCGGTGGTCGAGACCCTTCGGTCGCTGCGCCCCGACCTGATCGTGGTGGTGGCCTATGGTCAGATCCTCCCCGCGAGCATTCTTGACATTCCGCGCTACGGCTGCATCAACGTGCATGCCTCTCTGCTGCCGCGATATCGGGGCGCCGCGCCCATCAACAAGGCGATTGTCGATGGAGAGCAGGTCACCGGCGTCACCACCATGCTTATGGATGTGGGTCTGGATACCGGCGATATGCTGGTGAAGCGTGCCACGGAAATCGGCATCGAAGAAACGGCCGGACAGTTGCATGATCGACTGGCGCTGCTGGGCCGGGAAGCCATGGCTGAGACGCTGCGGCGATTGTGCGAAGGTACCCTGCGGCCGGAGCCGCAGGATGATGCACAGAGCAGTTACGCGCCCATGATGAAAAAAGAGGATGGACGCATTGACTGGCGACATCCAGCCCGGGACATTCACAATCTGGTGCGGGGATTGAGCCCCTGGCCGGGAGCGTTTACCTCCTGGAACGGCCAGATGCTGAAGCTTGGGCGCACCCTGGCGGAAGAAGGGCCTGACGCCGAGCCGGGTACCGTGGTCGCGGCGGATGGTTGCGGGGTCTGCATAGCTTGCGGGCAGGGCGTGTTGCGGGTGCGCGAACTGCAATTAGCCGGCAAAAAAAAGTTGCCGGCAGGTGATTTTCTGCGGGGGGCCAGCCTGTCGGTCGGTACCCGCCTGGAGACCGGACATGGCTTGCCCGAAGGAAGCTGA
- the def gene encoding peptide deformylase, whose translation MAILPIRHYPDPVLKQTSAPIQSITEEIRTLVADMADTMYAAPGVGLAAPQVGINKNLIIIDCSPQEEKDLIVAINPEIIARDGESFEEEGCLSVPGYYARIERSARVKVRYLDLAGQEVVREASGLLAIAFQHEIDHLHGLLFVDHLSSLKKGMFRKKYEKLRRQQEHEL comes from the coding sequence ATGGCAATTTTACCTATCCGACATTATCCCGATCCGGTCTTGAAGCAAACATCGGCGCCAATCCAGAGCATCACCGAGGAAATTCGAACCCTGGTGGCGGATATGGCCGATACCATGTATGCCGCCCCCGGTGTCGGTCTTGCGGCGCCCCAGGTGGGTATCAACAAAAATCTGATCATTATCGATTGCTCTCCACAGGAAGAAAAGGATCTCATTGTCGCGATAAACCCTGAGATCATTGCGCGCGACGGCGAGAGCTTTGAAGAGGAAGGCTGTCTGTCGGTGCCCGGTTACTACGCCCGCATCGAGCGTAGTGCCAGGGTCAAGGTCCGTTATCTTGATCTCGCGGGGCAGGAGGTGGTCCGGGAAGCCTCCGGGTTGCTTGCGATCGCCTTTCAGCATGAAATCGATCACTTGCACGGCCTGCTGTTTGTGGATCACCTTTCGTCCCTGAAAAAGGGCATGTTTCGCAAAAAATACGAAAAACTCCGCCGGCAACAGGAGCACGAATTGTGA
- the sucD gene encoding succinate--CoA ligase subunit alpha, producing MAILIDRNARILVQGLTGSAGRHHGLSCRDYGSRIVAGVTPGKGGSQVEGIPVFDTVLEAVEHTAADVSMVFVPPPAAAEAILEAADAGIRLGVCITEGVPVQDMVLVNRALAGRPMRLLGPNCPGLITPGQCKVGILPADIHRPGHIGVVSRSGTLTYEAVLQLSEAGLGQSTCVGIGGDPIIGTSFIDVLALFNDDPETAGVFLIGEIGGSAEEEAAHWIRCHMQKPVAAYIAGVTAPPGKRMGHAGAIVHGGSGLARDKIAALRGAGVVVAESPARMADAMRQALEPNGGHPRQAP from the coding sequence ATGGCCATTCTTATCGACCGCAATGCACGTATTCTGGTCCAGGGGCTGACCGGCAGCGCCGGACGCCACCATGGTTTGTCATGTCGTGATTACGGCAGCCGGATCGTGGCTGGCGTCACGCCTGGCAAGGGAGGTTCGCAGGTGGAAGGCATTCCCGTCTTCGATACGGTTCTGGAGGCGGTGGAGCATACCGCGGCCGATGTATCGATGGTTTTTGTGCCGCCTCCGGCAGCGGCGGAGGCAATTCTGGAAGCCGCGGATGCCGGCATCCGGCTGGGGGTCTGCATAACTGAAGGGGTACCGGTTCAGGATATGGTGCTGGTCAACAGGGCACTGGCCGGTCGCCCCATGCGCCTGCTCGGTCCAAACTGCCCGGGTCTCATTACCCCCGGCCAGTGCAAGGTAGGTATTTTGCCCGCCGACATTCATCGTCCCGGGCATATCGGCGTGGTGTCTCGTAGCGGGACTCTGACCTATGAAGCGGTTCTGCAATTGAGCGAGGCGGGATTGGGTCAGTCGACCTGTGTCGGGATTGGCGGCGATCCGATTATCGGGACGTCCTTTATCGATGTTCTGGCGCTGTTCAACGATGATCCTGAAACCGCCGGCGTATTTCTCATCGGCGAAATCGGAGGGTCCGCGGAAGAAGAGGCCGCGCATTGGATCCGTTGCCACATGCAAAAGCCGGTGGCGGCTTATATTGCCGGAGTCACGGCGCCACCTGGAAAACGCATGGGTCACGCCGGTGCCATTGTTCATGGCGGATCGGGCCTGGCCCGGGACAAAATCGCGGCATTGCGTGGGGCCGGCGTGGTGGTCGCCGAGAGTCCGGCCCGCATGGCCGATGCCATGCGGCAGGCGCTGGAACCCAATGGGGGCCATCCGCGACAAGCCCCATGA
- the sucC gene encoding ADP-forming succinate--CoA ligase subunit beta, producing the protein MKMHEYQAKELLQGYGIPVPRARLVDSADAAALAAKALGGACVVKAQIYAGGRGKAGGVVRVDSADAARVLAGRLLDSHLVTSQTGEAGLPVNSLLVEELVAVRREMYLSVTLDRGAGRYCLIASAEGGVDIEQLARQSPRLVRRVVVDPLIGLRAFHARDIARFLGLEGRVAETATSMILSLYQCFQDKDASLIEINPLVVTEDERLLAMDAKFTVDDSALFRQPALSALRDDRQFEPLEVRAAASDIAYIKMDGRIGCLVNGAGLAMATLDMLAECGGQPANFLDVGGGADQGKVVEAFRILLEDPMVAGILVNIFGGIMRCDLIAESLVAAAQEKDCRLPIVVRMAGARREEGRKLLEGSALNIVWQDCLESAARTIVGRIAASA; encoded by the coding sequence ATGAAAATGCATGAGTATCAGGCCAAGGAGCTTCTCCAGGGCTACGGCATCCCGGTGCCCCGCGCCCGTCTGGTCGATTCCGCCGATGCGGCGGCATTGGCTGCAAAAGCGCTGGGCGGGGCCTGTGTGGTCAAGGCGCAGATTTATGCCGGTGGGCGGGGCAAGGCCGGCGGGGTGGTTCGGGTGGATAGCGCCGATGCGGCGCGCGTTCTGGCTGGCCGTCTGCTGGACAGCCATCTGGTGACGTCGCAGACCGGAGAGGCGGGGTTGCCGGTCAACAGCCTGCTGGTGGAAGAGCTTGTTGCCGTGCGCCGCGAAATGTATCTCTCTGTGACCCTTGATCGCGGTGCCGGGCGTTATTGTCTTATCGCTTCCGCTGAAGGTGGCGTCGATATCGAACAACTCGCGCGCCAGTCTCCGCGGCTTGTCCGGCGCGTGGTTGTTGACCCGCTGATCGGGCTGCGCGCCTTTCATGCCCGGGATATTGCCCGGTTTCTTGGTCTGGAGGGCCGGGTGGCGGAAACCGCTACCAGCATGATCCTGTCGCTGTATCAATGTTTTCAGGACAAGGACGCTTCTTTGATAGAGATCAATCCGCTGGTGGTGACTGAAGATGAGCGCCTGCTGGCGATGGATGCCAAATTTACGGTTGACGACAGTGCCCTGTTCCGGCAGCCGGCTCTTTCCGCGCTGCGTGATGACCGGCAATTCGAGCCGCTGGAGGTGCGGGCTGCGGCTTCGGATATTGCCTACATCAAAATGGATGGCCGTATCGGATGCCTGGTAAACGGCGCGGGACTGGCCATGGCGACTCTCGATATGCTTGCCGAGTGCGGCGGGCAACCGGCCAATTTCCTCGATGTCGGGGGAGGGGCCGACCAGGGCAAGGTTGTGGAGGCCTTTCGCATATTGCTCGAAGATCCGATGGTGGCGGGTATCCTGGTCAATATTTTCGGTGGCATCATGCGTTGCGATCTGATTGCCGAAAGTCTGGTCGCCGCCGCGCAAGAGAAGGATTGTCGCCTGCCCATCGTGGTTCGCATGGCCGGGGCGCGACGGGAAGAGGGGCGTAAATTGCTCGAAGGTTCCGCATTAAACATCGTCTGGCAGGATTGTCTGGAATCGGCAGCCAGAACCATCGTCGGACGTATTGCCGCGTCTGCCTGA
- the fsa gene encoding fructose-6-phosphate aldolase, translating into MKFFIDTADIEQIKAAHDMGLVDGVTTNPSLVAKTGRKFTDVLKDIVALIDGPISAEVVATDAEGMVAEARELIQYHPTNIVIKIPMTGEGLKATRALAAEGIRVNMTLVFSPLQALLAAKAGAAYVSPFVGRLDDVGHDGMSGVGEILTIFKNYGFETEVIVASVRSPLHVLRAGLMGAHICTIPYGVIMQLTKHPLTDVGIEKFLADWNKSQQ; encoded by the coding sequence ATGAAATTTTTTATCGATACCGCCGATATCGAACAGATTAAAGCCGCCCACGACATGGGGTTGGTCGATGGCGTCACCACCAACCCTTCGTTGGTCGCCAAAACCGGCCGCAAATTTACCGATGTACTGAAGGACATAGTCGCCCTTATCGACGGCCCGATTTCCGCGGAAGTGGTTGCGACCGACGCGGAAGGCATGGTCGCCGAGGCCCGGGAATTGATCCAGTATCATCCAACCAATATCGTCATCAAGATTCCCATGACCGGAGAAGGACTCAAAGCCACCCGCGCGCTGGCCGCCGAGGGCATCCGTGTCAATATGACCCTGGTCTTCTCTCCACTGCAGGCGTTGCTGGCGGCCAAGGCCGGAGCTGCCTATGTCTCCCCCTTTGTCGGCCGCTTGGACGATGTCGGGCATGACGGCATGAGCGGGGTTGGGGAAATTCTGACCATTTTCAAAAACTACGGTTTTGAGACCGAAGTGATTGTTGCATCGGTGCGCAGTCCGCTGCATGTGCTCAGGGCCGGACTGATGGGTGCTCACATCTGCACCATCCCCTACGGGGTCATCATGCAACTCACCAAACACCCCTTGACGGATGTCGGGATTGAAAAATTCCTGGCGGACTGGAATAAATCCCAACAGTGA
- a CDS encoding YHS domain-containing protein produces the protein MVRDPHCGTFVPRSLALKKVIKGQTYYFCSQRCLESFDPADASDTSQG, from the coding sequence ATGGTGCGCGATCCGCATTGCGGCACCTTTGTGCCTCGAAGCCTGGCTCTTAAAAAGGTGATCAAAGGACAAACCTACTATTTCTGCTCGCAACGGTGTCTGGAAAGTTTCGATCCTGCCGATGCTTCCGACACGTCTCAGGGATAA
- the folK gene encoding 2-amino-4-hydroxy-6-hydroxymethyldihydropteridine diphosphokinase, protein MTAYLALGSNLGNRLACLRGARRALHRPPLIRVVAASPIYETAPVGGPAGQSPYLNAVLRVETLLSAAELLAEALAVEKLFGRRRTELWGPRTLDVDLLLFGDEIHRQADLTIPHPRLHQRAFVLVPLRDLSPGLLHPLLGQTVEEMMARLSSPAGIRCLRDQW, encoded by the coding sequence ATTACCGCCTATCTGGCCCTGGGGTCCAACCTCGGGAATCGCCTCGCCTGTCTGCGCGGGGCGAGACGGGCGTTGCATCGGCCACCGCTGATTCGGGTCGTGGCCGCATCCCCCATCTATGAGACCGCGCCGGTCGGCGGTCCGGCAGGCCAATCCCCCTACCTTAACGCCGTTCTCCGAGTGGAAACCCTGCTTTCAGCGGCCGAACTGCTGGCTGAGGCCCTTGCCGTCGAGAAACTTTTCGGCCGACGTCGCACGGAACTCTGGGGGCCTCGCACTCTCGACGTCGATCTGTTGCTTTTCGGCGACGAAATCCACCGTCAGGCGGATCTGACGATTCCCCATCCCCGTTTGCATCAACGCGCCTTTGTGCTTGTTCCTCTCAGGGATCTGTCACCCGGCCTCCTCCACCCGCTGCTGGGGCAGACCGTGGAGGAAATGATGGCCAGATTATCTTCTCCTGCGGGCATTCGCTGTCTGCGCGATCAATGGTGA
- a CDS encoding HesA/MoeB/ThiF family protein, whose translation MAELLSWLKERAKDDLLLWADQLSAANRFKISVREVEGVALENGLLPARYQRNRNMFCLDDQLKFYRSKVTVIGCGGLGGYIIEELARLGVGTIVAVDPDVFEEHNMNRQLLATPDFLGIKKVAAAARRVDRVNPAVELLPVGLAFSRDNGKQILEGSQVAVDALDSIAVRLELAEVCQDLGIPLVHGAIAGWYGYLMTQFPGERTLQKFFSHNSQEGGLEKQLGNPSFTPAVVASLEVAEACKILLNRGTLARRRCLSIDLYDMEFVEIEC comes from the coding sequence ATGGCAGAACTGCTGAGCTGGCTGAAAGAAAGAGCCAAGGACGACCTGCTGCTTTGGGCAGATCAGCTGTCAGCCGCCAATCGGTTTAAAATAAGTGTCCGCGAGGTCGAGGGCGTCGCTCTTGAAAACGGCTTGTTGCCAGCTCGCTATCAGCGTAACCGCAATATGTTTTGCCTTGACGATCAGCTGAAGTTTTATAGAAGCAAGGTAACGGTTATCGGTTGCGGAGGGCTTGGCGGCTACATTATCGAAGAGCTTGCGCGCCTTGGGGTCGGCACCATCGTTGCGGTGGATCCCGATGTTTTCGAAGAACACAACATGAATCGCCAGCTGTTGGCCACTCCGGATTTTCTGGGAATCAAAAAGGTCGCGGCTGCGGCGCGTCGGGTCGACAGGGTCAACCCCGCCGTGGAGCTTCTTCCCGTGGGTCTGGCTTTTAGCCGGGACAATGGCAAGCAGATACTGGAAGGCAGCCAGGTTGCGGTCGATGCGCTCGATAGCATTGCGGTGCGTCTGGAGTTGGCGGAGGTCTGCCAGGACCTGGGCATTCCCCTGGTGCACGGTGCGATAGCGGGCTGGTACGGATATCTGATGACCCAGTTTCCCGGCGAGCGGACCTTGCAGAAATTCTTTTCCCATAATTCGCAGGAAGGGGGGCTGGAAAAGCAACTTGGAAACCCCTCCTTTACGCCCGCCGTTGTTGCCAGCCTTGAGGTAGCCGAAGCCTGCAAGATCTTGCTGAATCGGGGGACTCTTGCCCGCCGCCGCTGCCTGTCCATCGATCTCTACGATATGGAATTTGTCGAGATTGAATGCTGA
- a CDS encoding MoaD/ThiS family protein — translation MKVTVKLFAGFRVNRFKVAERDVPEGCTVADVLAELAIELPELGVALINGRHVLPEQVLQDGETVSLFPKVGGG, via the coding sequence ATGAAGGTAACGGTAAAGCTGTTTGCGGGTTTTCGAGTAAACCGTTTCAAGGTTGCCGAACGGGACGTCCCTGAAGGTTGCACTGTAGCGGATGTGCTCGCCGAACTGGCGATCGAACTCCCTGAATTGGGCGTAGCACTGATCAACGGACGGCATGTTTTGCCGGAGCAGGTTTTGCAGGACGGGGAAACCGTTTCCCTGTTTCCCAAAGTTGGCGGAGGGTGA